A single Theropithecus gelada isolate Dixy chromosome 7b, Tgel_1.0, whole genome shotgun sequence DNA region contains:
- the SERPINA6 gene encoding corticosteroid-binding globulin, with protein MPLLLYTCLLWLSTSGLWTVQAMDPNAAYRNMSSHHRGLAAVNADFALSLYKHLVALSPKKNIFISPVSISMALAMLSLGTCGHTRAQLLQGLGFNLTERSETEIHQGFQHLHQLFAESDTSLEMTMGNALFLDGSLELLESFSADIKHYYESEVLAMNFRDWATASRQINSYVKSKTQGKIADLLSGLDSPAILVLVNYIFFKGTWTQHFDLASSGENFYVDETTVVKVPMMFQSSTISYFHDSELPCQLVQLNYAGNGTVFFILPDKGKMNTVIAALSRDTINRWSAGLTNSQVDLYIPKVTISGVYDLGDVLEEMGIADLFTNQANFSGITQDAQLKSSKVVHKAVLQLSEEGVDTAGSTGVSLNLTSKPIILRFNQPFIIMVFDHFTWSSLFLARVVNPA; from the exons ATGCCACTCCTCCTGTACACCTGTCTTCTCTGGCTGTCCACCAGTGGCCTCTGGACCGTCCAGGCCATGGATCCTAATGCTGCTTATAGGAACATGAGTAGCCATCACCGGGGCCTGGCTGCAGTCAACGCTGACTTTGCCCTCAGCCTGTATAAGCACCTAGTGGCCTTGAGTCCCAagaagaacattttcatctccccCGTGAGCATCTCCATGGCCTTAGCTATGCTGTCCCTGGGCACCTGTGGCCACACACGGGCCCAGCTCCTCCAGGGCCTGGGTTTCAACCTCACTGAGAGGTCTGAGACTGAGATCCACCAGGGTTTCCAGCACCTCCACCAACTCTTTGCAGAGTCAGACACCAGTTTAGAAATGACCATGGGCAATGCCTTGTTTCTTGATGGCAGCCTGGAGTTGCTGGAGTCATTCTCAGCAGACATCAAGCACTACTATGAGTCAGAGGTCTTGGCTATGAATTTCCGGGACTGGGCAACAGCCAGCAGACAGATCAACAGCTATGTCAAGAGCAAGACACAGGGGAAAATTGCCGACTTGTTGTCAGGGCTGGATAGCCCAGCCATCCTCGTCCTGGTCAACTATATCTTCTTCAAAG GCACATGGACACAGCACTTTGACCTGGCAAGCAGCGGGGAGAACTTCTATGTGGACGAGACAACTGTGGTGAAGGTGCCCATGATGTTCCAGTCGAGCACCATCAGTTACTTTCATGACTCGGAGCTCCCCTGCCAGCTGGTACAGCTGAACTATGCGGGCAATGGGACTGTCTTCTTCATCCTTCCAGACAAGGGGAAGATGAACACGGTCATCGCTGCACTGAGCCGGGACACGATTAACAGGTGGTCCGCAGGCCTGACCAACAG CCAGGTGGACCTGTACATTCCGAAGGTCACCATATCTGGAGTCTATGACCTCGGAGATGTGCTGGAGGAAATGGGCATTGCAGACTTGTTCACCAACCAGGCAAATTTCTCAGGCATCACCCAGGATGCCCAACTGAAGTCATCAAAG GTGGTCCACAAAGCTGTGCTGCAACTCAGTGAGGAGGGTGTGGACACAGCTGGCTCCACTGGGGTCAGCCTAAACCTGACGTCCAAGCCTATCATCCTGCGTTTCAACCAGCCCTTCATCATCATGGTCTTCGACCACTTCACCTGGAGCAGCCTTTTCCTGGCCAGGGTTGTGAACCCAGCGTAA